Proteins encoded in a region of the Canis lupus familiaris isolate Mischka breed German Shepherd chromosome 1, alternate assembly UU_Cfam_GSD_1.0, whole genome shotgun sequence genome:
- the C5AR2 gene encoding C5a anaphylatoxin chemotactic receptor 2 isoform X2 — MENTSVSYDYGHYDEIPDLPVDCVDGSCVSTDPLSVAPFLLYAVVFLVGVPGNATMAWVTWKEARRRVGATWFLHLAVADLLCCLSLPVLAVPMARGGHWPYGALGCHTLSSLILLSMYASVLLLAALSADLCLLALRPGWGAAGGRARRVQVACAVAWAVALLLTVPSAMYHRLHQEHFPPRLECVVDYGGSAVVESAVAAARFVCGFLGPLVVVASCHGALLCRAAPHRWPLGVAVVLGFFVCWAPYQLLGLVITVAAPHSRLLARALRAEPLVIGLALAHSCLNPVLFLYFGRTHLCRSLPAACRRALKESQSKDESVVGKKSTSHDLVSEVEV, encoded by the coding sequence atGGAGAACACGTCTGTCAGCTACGATTATGGGCACTACGACGAGATCCCGGATCTCCCCGTGGACTGCGTGGACGGCTCCTGCGTCTCCACGGACCCGCTGAGCGTCGCCCCGTTCCTGCTGTATGCTGTGGTCTTCCTGGTGGGCGTGCCCGGCAATGCCACGATGGCCTGGGTGACCTGGAAAGAGGCCCGCCGGAGGGTGGGTGCCACCTGGTTCCTCCACCTGGCCGTGGCGGATCTGCTGTGCTGTTTGTCTCTGCCGGTGCTGGCGGTGCCCATGGCGCGCGGGGGCCACTGGCCGTACGGGGCACTGGGCTGTCACACCCTGTCCTCGCTCATCCTGCTGTCCATGTACGCCAGCGTGCTCCTCCTGGCCGCTCTCAGCGCCGACCTCTGCCTGCTGGCGCTCAGGCCgggctggggggctgcggggggccgggCACGCAGGGTGCAGGTCGCCTGCGCGGTGGCCTGGGCCGTGGCCTTGCTGCTCACTGTACCCTCGGCCATGTACCACCGGCTGCACCAGGAGCACTTCCCCCCCCGGCTGGAGTGCGTGGTGGACTACGGGGGCTCGGCCGTGGTTGAGAGCGCCGTGGCGGCCGCCCGCTTTGTGTGCGGCTTCCTGGGGCCGCTGGTGGTCGTGGCCAGCTGCCACGGTGCCCTGCTGTGCCGGGCCGCCCCGCACCGCTGGCCCCTGGGCGTGGCCGTCGTGCTGGGCTTTTTTGTCTGCTGGGCCCCCTACCAACTGCTGGGGCTGGTGATCACCGTGGCCGCCCCGCACTCCAGGCTCCTGGCCCGGGCCCTGCGGGCTGAACCCCTGGTCATCGGCCTCGCTCTGGCTCACAGCTGTCTCAATCCCGTGCTCTTCCTGTATTTCGGGAGGACTCACCTGTGCAGGTCGCTGCCAGCTGCCTGCCGCCGGGCCCTGAAAGAGTCACAGAGCAAGGATGAAAGTGTGGTTGGCAAGAAATCCACCAGCCATGACCTAGTCTCAGAGGTGGAGGTGTAG
- the C5AR2 gene encoding C5a anaphylatoxin chemotactic receptor 2 isoform X1, whose protein sequence is MRILLQETEPGAWMENTSVSYDYGHYDEIPDLPVDCVDGSCVSTDPLSVAPFLLYAVVFLVGVPGNATMAWVTWKEARRRVGATWFLHLAVADLLCCLSLPVLAVPMARGGHWPYGALGCHTLSSLILLSMYASVLLLAALSADLCLLALRPGWGAAGGRARRVQVACAVAWAVALLLTVPSAMYHRLHQEHFPPRLECVVDYGGSAVVESAVAAARFVCGFLGPLVVVASCHGALLCRAAPHRWPLGVAVVLGFFVCWAPYQLLGLVITVAAPHSRLLARALRAEPLVIGLALAHSCLNPVLFLYFGRTHLCRSLPAACRRALKESQSKDESVVGKKSTSHDLVSEVEV, encoded by the exons ATGAGGATCCTCTTACAAGAGACG gagcctggggcctggatGGAGAACACGTCTGTCAGCTACGATTATGGGCACTACGACGAGATCCCGGATCTCCCCGTGGACTGCGTGGACGGCTCCTGCGTCTCCACGGACCCGCTGAGCGTCGCCCCGTTCCTGCTGTATGCTGTGGTCTTCCTGGTGGGCGTGCCCGGCAATGCCACGATGGCCTGGGTGACCTGGAAAGAGGCCCGCCGGAGGGTGGGTGCCACCTGGTTCCTCCACCTGGCCGTGGCGGATCTGCTGTGCTGTTTGTCTCTGCCGGTGCTGGCGGTGCCCATGGCGCGCGGGGGCCACTGGCCGTACGGGGCACTGGGCTGTCACACCCTGTCCTCGCTCATCCTGCTGTCCATGTACGCCAGCGTGCTCCTCCTGGCCGCTCTCAGCGCCGACCTCTGCCTGCTGGCGCTCAGGCCgggctggggggctgcggggggccgggCACGCAGGGTGCAGGTCGCCTGCGCGGTGGCCTGGGCCGTGGCCTTGCTGCTCACTGTACCCTCGGCCATGTACCACCGGCTGCACCAGGAGCACTTCCCCCCCCGGCTGGAGTGCGTGGTGGACTACGGGGGCTCGGCCGTGGTTGAGAGCGCCGTGGCGGCCGCCCGCTTTGTGTGCGGCTTCCTGGGGCCGCTGGTGGTCGTGGCCAGCTGCCACGGTGCCCTGCTGTGCCGGGCCGCCCCGCACCGCTGGCCCCTGGGCGTGGCCGTCGTGCTGGGCTTTTTTGTCTGCTGGGCCCCCTACCAACTGCTGGGGCTGGTGATCACCGTGGCCGCCCCGCACTCCAGGCTCCTGGCCCGGGCCCTGCGGGCTGAACCCCTGGTCATCGGCCTCGCTCTGGCTCACAGCTGTCTCAATCCCGTGCTCTTCCTGTATTTCGGGAGGACTCACCTGTGCAGGTCGCTGCCAGCTGCCTGCCGCCGGGCCCTGAAAGAGTCACAGAGCAAGGATGAAAGTGTGGTTGGCAAGAAATCCACCAGCCATGACCTAGTCTCAGAGGTGGAGGTGTAG